In Helianthus annuus cultivar XRQ/B chromosome 8, HanXRQr2.0-SUNRISE, whole genome shotgun sequence, a single genomic region encodes these proteins:
- the LOC110869925 gene encoding uncharacterized protein LOC110869925, translated as MVNTDDTSSPSQNQSVREKQPLHPAYTVTNINNKIRTLYGKKVTYSSWVKLFKLHVRAYKVLHHIDGTNPSTKTDTNYSAWSKLDALILQGIYNTLSNELLARVLNTNIIARAAWLQIQEIFINNKHARAVTLETKFTNTTLSSCSSFDDYCQTLKDIAEQLRDVDQPVNDNRLVI; from the coding sequence ATGGTTAACACTGATGATACTTCTTCACCTTCACAAAACCAATCCGTCCGAGAAAAACAACCCCTACACCCAGCCTATACGGTCACCAACATAAACAATAAGATCCGCACCCTATACGGCAAGAAAGTAACCTACTCATCCTGGGTTAAGCTTTTCAAACTTCATGTTCGTGCCTATAAAGTTCTTCATCACATTGACGGTACCAACCCATCCACTAAAACCGACACAAACTACTCCGCCTGGTCCAAACTTGATGCCCTCATCCTACAAGGGATATACAACACTTTATCCAATGAGTTACTTGCCCGTGTTCTGAACACAAATATTATAGCCCGAGCCGCCTGGTTGCAAATACAAGAAATCTTTATCAACAACAAACACGCTCGCGCCGTTACCCTTGAAACTAAATTCACCAACACTACACTCTCCTCCTGCTCCTCATTCGATGATTATTGTCAAACATTGAAAGACATAGCTGAGCAATTACGCGATGTGGACCAACCGGTTAATGACAACCGACTCGTTATTTAA